Proteins encoded together in one Microplitis mediator isolate UGA2020A chromosome 7, iyMicMedi2.1, whole genome shotgun sequence window:
- the LOC130672164 gene encoding SH3 and multiple ankyrin repeat domains protein 2-like isoform X10 — translation MEAGPRTGTCPSGGQAGNVTGGQAQFIQAHDAALEAGPVEDGILFARVEVPELQVTKCLQFPKDQLVWDVKQQCLASLPKELKESFNYGLFCPPVNGKAGKFLDEERRLGDYPFNGPVGHLELKYKRRVYKTLHLDEKQLKALHTRTNYRRLLDYVTNSQVEKISKMCNKGLDPNFHCQETGETPLTLATSLKKPSKVIIALVNGGALLDYRTKEGLTAMHRAVERNNKEAVKTLLELGASPNYKDTKGLTPLYYSVIYKADEMICNALLHDHATIGAEDLQGWQEIHHACRNNLVRHLDHLLYYGADMNARNASGNTPLHVCAVNNTDASCIRTLLFRGAQKDSLNYANQTPYQVAVIAGNMELAEVIKTYQAEDVDKSLGDTASDIISDSSGVGTSQSDTTNSLSIPGTTVVCVESYNSGIAGHLTINQGDILEVTGATDCGLLEGVLRGQGTGLFPAHCVQEVRLRHTNIPLGPQHMREGRNRVMGRREAQQKYFATAPRLKKPATSEPRSVVLHRSKKGFGFILRGAKTTPSSLVGLAPAAQYLDDVSPGGVADLAGLRKGDFLIQINGEDVSTASHEHVVDLIRRSGELVRMTVVSPVVNLPNSQSTAALPTSQPTQRQYATLPRKGSNNVPITGTLGRSPAPMPPRRDPKTTLSVGRARARSMVAGLEGGGEKDDRDDIGSTGGKSSSAESIHLAQQSSTGPNTGQNTPVQPRTASIRSRPTSSRITAAELQELFQRQGSETGQYGQTMMSSHFQAGPATKSHPSSPAKTGRVYASVAEMKRKGKSNSRVRFFGGLGGGSDLHRDFHSTPDLNIQGQSSALAPKGHRSQEDVNALSRNGLPPPNHPPPPPPVGQVIKVNVGANVPDVVTPASVYDNMAHIQQVKELAAASESNYGVMSSFRPANNAKLYASPEDTKTVGYRSHSLPGNPSRTHLRKSHSLRTSNNTGFNNQNGQKIGNGVINSNNNGSLNASGCNQYAQPLKTNRSHSIAGTREIKKKIITASASATNLSGIVSGPPIPEPDYSLSESENEDDEEEEFDVGESEIAKELEKAAARDKFESTRETSGNSNASGSSSSGSSSLPHSFSVEEIQKVRTQLKSSKSHPNEFLLSQQTQQLEDGDNSSSGVSSDQDVPVGPPTGFDDTSRNDNNNQSIVNTDKDNNHKRMNYSSGMLTRHAVSLAQLPPPIEADAEEQNNDLFVPPPPEFNAGPSAGQADNNELVFAPPPQFSDNRQQIQQNRVKIIGAIPKVIGNNQVKPPTGRLHSQ, via the exons GAATTAAAGGAGAGCTTCAACTACGGTCTTTTTTGTCCTCCCGTAAATGGAAAAGCTGGAAAATTCTTGGATGAAGAACGTCGCCTTGGAGATTATCCTTTCAATGGACCAGTCGGCCACTTAGAG CTGAAATACAAACGGCGAGTTTACAAGACGTTGCATCTAGATGAAAAACAGTTAAAAGCCTTACACACACGGACAAATTACCGGAGATTGCTTGACTACGTAACCAATAGCCAAGTtgagaaaatatcaaaaatgtgTAACAAAGGATTAGACCCAAATTTTCACTGTCAAGAAACAGGAG aaaCACCTCTAACCCTTGCAACAAGTCTGAAGAAGCCATCGAAAGTGATAATCGCTCTGGTAAATGGTGGAGCTCTTTTAGATTACCGAACGAAAGAAGGTCTTACAGCAATGCACCGTGCTGTTGAAAGAAACAATAAAGAAGCTGTAAAAACTCTTCTTGAACTGGGTGCTAGTCCAAATTATAAAGACACTAAAGGTCTTACACCCCTTTATTACAGCGTTATTTACAAAGCAGATGAAATGATATGTAACGCGCTGCTTCATGATCACGCGACAATCGGCGCTGAAGATCTTCAGGGATGGCAGGAAATTCATCAT GCTTGCCGAAATAATCTCGTTCGGCACCTAGATCATCTTCTGTACTACGGCGCTGACATGAATGCACGAAACGCGTCTGGTAATACTCCATTGCACGTATGTGCAGTTAACAACACGGATGCATCATGTATTCGTACATTGCTCTTCAGGGGCGCGCAAAAAGACAGTTTAAATTATGCGAATCAAACCCCCTACCAAGTTGCCGTCATTGCTGGTAACATGGAACTCGCGGAAGTCATCAAGACTTATCAAGCTGAAGATGTTG acaAAAGTCTCGGGGACACAGCATCGGACATCATTAGTGACAGCTCTGGTGTTGGTACATCACAGTCTGACACAACGAACTCGCTCTCCATTCCCGGTACGACGGTGGTCTGCGTCGAGAGTTATAACAGCGGTATCGCCGGACACCTGACTATCAACCAGGGCGACATTCTCGAAG TCACTGGAGCGACAGATTGTGGTCTTCTGGAAGGCGTACTCCGAGGTCAAGGCACTGGACTATTTCCCGCCCATTGTGTTCAAGAAGTCAGGCTTCGGCACACCAATATTCCATTAGGACCTCAGCATATGAGAGAAGGCCGCAATCGTGTTATGGGACGTAGGGAAGCGCAACAGAAGTATTTTGCGACTGCTCCAAGGTTGAAGAAGCc TGCTACTTCAGAGCCGAGATCTGTCGTACTGCATCGTTCGAAAAAAGGCTTTGGATTCATTCTTCGTGGCGCGAAAACAACACCCTCGAGTTTGGTGGGTTTAGCTCCAGCAGCGCAGTACCTTGATGATGTCAGTCCAGGTGGAGTCGCTGATTTGGCTGGACTTAGGAAAGGAGACTTTCTTATTCAG ATCAACGGAGAAGATGTATCGACTGCTTCTCATGAACATGTAGTAGATCTAATAAGAAGATCCGGTGAATTAGTTCGAATGACCGTAGTATCACCAGTAGTAAATCTTCCAAATTCACAATCAACTGCAGCGCTGCCGACTAGTCAACCAACTCAAAGGCAATACGCGACATTGCCACGTAAGGGTAGTAATAATGTGCCCATAACCGGGACACTGGGAAGATCACCAGCACCAATGCCACCTCGAAGAGATCCTAAGACTACACTAAGTGTTGGTCGTGCACGAGCTCGGTCAATGGTTGCTGGTTTAG aagGTGGTGGAGAAAAAGACGATCGAGATGACATTGGATCAACTGGAGGTAAATCCAGCAGTGCTGAGTCAATCCATCTTGCCCAGCAGTCATCAACTGGACCCAATACCGGACAAAATACTCCTGTCCAGCCGCGTACTGCTAGCATTCGTTCTCGGCCAACATCGAGCCGCATAACTGCCGCAGAACTTCag GAACTATTTCAACGACAGGGAAGCGAAACCGGCCAATATGGCCAGACCATGATGAGTTCTCACTTTCAGGCTGGACCGGCTACCAAATCACACCCCTCGTCACCAGCGAAAACGGGCAGAGTCTACGCGAGCGTCGCAGAAATGAAACGCAAGGGCAAA tCAAATTCACGGGTACGATTCTTTGGTGGACTGGGTGGTGGTTCAGATTTACATCGAGACTTTCACAGCACGCCTGACCTAAATATTCAAGGACAATCATCAGCTCTGGCACCCAAAGGTCATCGTAGTCAAGAAGATGTTAATGCACTGAGTAGAAATGGTTTGCCACCACCAAATCACCCGCCTCCCCCGCCGCCAGTTGGTCAAGTAATCAAAGTCAATGTCGGTGCCAATGTACCGGATGTTGTGACTCCTGCTTCTGTTTATGACAATATGGCTCATATTCAACAAGTTaaag aattGGCAGCAGCTTCGGAGAGTAATTACGGAGTAATGTCAAGCTTCCGACCAGCAAACAATGCTAAACTTTACGCATCTCCAGAGGACACCAAGACTGTCGGTTATCGATCGCATAGTTTACCAGGAAATCCATCAAGAACGCACTTAAGAAAGTCACATAGCTTACGTACGTCAAATAATACCGGGTTTAATAATCAGAACGGACAAAAGATCGGCAACGGtgtaataaattcaaacaataatGGCTCTTTGAATGCCAGTGGCTGTAATCAATACGCCCAGCCTTTAAAAACAAATCGCAGTCACAGTATAGCCGGTACAcgtgaaataaaaaagaaaataataaccgCCAGTGCATCAGCAACAAATTTATCGGGTATCGTATCAGGTCCGCCAATCCCTGAACCAGACTACAGTCTATCAGAGTCAGAAAACGAAgatgatgaagaagaagaattcGATGTCGGTGAATCTGAGATAGCAAAAGAATTAGAAAAAGCAGCAGCGCGTGATAAATTTGAGTCAACACGTGAAACTTCTGGTAATTCAAATGCATCAGGCAGTAGTTCATCTGGTAGTAGTTCATTGCCGCATTCTTTTAGCGTTGAAGAAATTCAGAAGGTAAGAACGCAATTAAAGTCATCAAAAAGTCATCCGAATGAGTTTTTATTGAGCCAGCAAACACAGCAATTAGAAGACGGTGATAACAGTTCAAGCGGCGTTAGTTCTGATCAAGATGTACCAGTAGGGCCACCAACTGGTTTTGATGACACATCAagaaatgataacaataatcaaTCGATTGTTAATACAGACAAAGATAATAATCATAAGAGAATGAATTACAGCAGCGGTATGCTTACAAGACACGCAGTAAGTCTTGCCCAATTGCCACCGCCAATAGAAGCCGATGCTGAAGAACAGAACAATGATTTGTTTGTTCCACCCCCACCAGAATTTAATGCCGGTCCATCTGCCGGTCAGGCTGATAACAACGAGCTCGTTTTTGCACCACCGCCGCAATTCTCTGATAATCGTCAGCAAATTCAACAAAATCgagttaaaataattggaGCGATTCCTAAAGTTATCGGGAACAATCAAGTTAAGCCACCAACTGGACGTTTACAcagtcaataa
- the LOC130672164 gene encoding SH3 and multiple ankyrin repeat domains protein 2-like isoform X4 encodes MEAGPRTGTCPSGGQAGNVTGGQAQFIQAHDAALEAGPVEDGILFARVEVPELQVTKCLQFPKDQLVWDVKQQCLASLPKVATWYRELKESFNYGLFCPPVNGKAGKFLDEERRLGDYPFNGPVGHLELKYKRRVYKTLHLDEKQLKALHTRTNYRRLLDYVTNSQVEKISKMCNKGLDPNFHCQETGETPLTLATSLKKPSKVIIALVNGGALLDYRTKEGLTAMHRAVERNNKEAVKTLLELGASPNYKDTKGLTPLYYSVIYKADEMICNALLHDHATIGAEDLQGWQEIHHACRNNLVRHLDHLLYYGADMNARNASGNTPLHVCAVNNTDASCIRTLLFRGAQKDSLNYANQTPYQVAVIAGNMELAEVIKTYQAEDVVPLKDPPSYNPKRRSVAFAGMTTSCSASNLGTLTRIPTSNESSTCGTLTRTISVDQYSTGTLSRLPMSEHYSSSIPSSSSSSSSSRIPSGNEQYINDCLMARTPSTEQQYSSASMSRVSSGEHQYSGISRAESHHSSLNRVPSIEQPRGGNSTGECGNLQRIPSEQQLVSTMVRLPQQSYCQNQQGHNNLNRNNNNNNNNNNSNNNNNNNELQNNINRLPSEYQTPNLRDPHVRSPNAEHYQNLRIEGLTRLHEHHHHHHHHHRFGLQHRLDIQGRMMEMPPSPSPSSRSFAPFSSASSSLSEGSNQPSGEDSASIVTDKSLGDTASDIISDSSGVGTSQSDTTNSLSIPGTTVVCVESYNSGIAGHLTINQGDILEVTGATDCGLLEGVLRGQGTGLFPAHCVQEVRLRHTNIPLGPQHMREGRNRVMGRREAQQKYFATAPRLKKPICMFSATSEPRSVVLHRSKKGFGFILRGAKTTPSSLVGLAPAAQYLDDVSPGGVADLAGLRKGDFLIQINGEDVSTASHEHVVDLIRRSGELVRMTVVSPVVNLPNSQSTAALPTSQPTQRQYATLPRKGSNNVPITGTLGRSPAPMPPRRDPKTTLSVGRARARSMVAGLEGGGEKDDRDDIGSTGGKSSSAESIHLAQQSSTGPNTGQNTPVQPRTASIRSRPTSSRITAAELQELFQRQGSETGQYGQTMMSSHFQAGPATKSHPSSPAKTGRVYASVAEMKRKGKSNSRVRFFGGLGGGSDLHRDFHSTPDLNIQGQSSALAPKGHRSQEDVNALSRNGLPPPNHPPPPPPVGQVIKVNVGANVPDVVTPASVYDNMAHIQQVKELAAASESNYGVMSSFRPANNAKLYASPEDTKTVGYRSHSLPGNPSRTHLRKSHSLRTSNNTGFNNQNGQKIGNGVINSNNNGSLNASGCNQYAQPLKTNRSHSIAGTREIKKKIITASASATNLSGIVSGPPIPEPDYSLSESENEDDEEEEFDVGESEIAKELEKAAARDKFESTRETSGNSNASGSSSSGSSSLPHSFSVEEIQKVRTQLKSSKSHPNEFLLSQQTQQLEDGDNSSSGVSSDQDVPVGPPTGFDDTSRNDNNNQSIVNTDKDNNHKRMNYSSGMLTRHAVSLAQLPPPIEADAEEQNNDLFVPPPPEFNAGPSAGQADNNELVFAPPPQFSDNRQQIQQNRVKIIGAIPKVIGNNQVKPPTGRLHSQ; translated from the exons GAATTAAAGGAGAGCTTCAACTACGGTCTTTTTTGTCCTCCCGTAAATGGAAAAGCTGGAAAATTCTTGGATGAAGAACGTCGCCTTGGAGATTATCCTTTCAATGGACCAGTCGGCCACTTAGAG CTGAAATACAAACGGCGAGTTTACAAGACGTTGCATCTAGATGAAAAACAGTTAAAAGCCTTACACACACGGACAAATTACCGGAGATTGCTTGACTACGTAACCAATAGCCAAGTtgagaaaatatcaaaaatgtgTAACAAAGGATTAGACCCAAATTTTCACTGTCAAGAAACAGGAG aaaCACCTCTAACCCTTGCAACAAGTCTGAAGAAGCCATCGAAAGTGATAATCGCTCTGGTAAATGGTGGAGCTCTTTTAGATTACCGAACGAAAGAAGGTCTTACAGCAATGCACCGTGCTGTTGAAAGAAACAATAAAGAAGCTGTAAAAACTCTTCTTGAACTGGGTGCTAGTCCAAATTATAAAGACACTAAAGGTCTTACACCCCTTTATTACAGCGTTATTTACAAAGCAGATGAAATGATATGTAACGCGCTGCTTCATGATCACGCGACAATCGGCGCTGAAGATCTTCAGGGATGGCAGGAAATTCATCAT GCTTGCCGAAATAATCTCGTTCGGCACCTAGATCATCTTCTGTACTACGGCGCTGACATGAATGCACGAAACGCGTCTGGTAATACTCCATTGCACGTATGTGCAGTTAACAACACGGATGCATCATGTATTCGTACATTGCTCTTCAGGGGCGCGCAAAAAGACAGTTTAAATTATGCGAATCAAACCCCCTACCAAGTTGCCGTCATTGCTGGTAACATGGAACTCGCGGAAGTCATCAAGACTTATCAAGCTGAAGATGTTG tgCCACTTAAAGATCCTCCGAGCTACAATCCAAAGAGACGTTCAGTGGCTTTCGCTGGCATGACCACCAGCTGCTCAGCAAGTAATTTGGGCACCTTAACCAGGATACCAACTTCAAATGAATCATCTACATGTGGTACACTAACCCGTACCATTTCCGTAGATCAATATTCAACCGGAACACTGAGTAGACTTCCTATGAGCGAGCATTATAGCTCTAGTATACCGTCATCATCCTCGTCATCATCTTCTAGTAGAATTCCGTCCGGCAATGAGCAATATATTAACGATTGTTTGATGGCAAGAACACCGTCCACAGAGCAGCAGTATTCGAGCGCATCGATGAGCCGAGTATCGTCTGGAGAACATCAGTATTCTGGTATATCGCGTGCTGAGTCGCATCACAGTAGTCTCAATCGAGTGCCGTCCATAGAACAACCACGTGGTGGTAATAGTACGGGTGAATGCGGAAATCTACAGAGAATACCGTCCGAACAGCAACTAGTAAGCACAATGGTCCGTCTGCCACAACAATCATACTGTCAAAATCAACAGggtcataataatttaaatagaaataataataataacaataataataataatagtaataataataataataataatgaattacaaaataatataaatcgATTACCGTCCGAATATCAAACCCCCAATTTACGAGATCCACATGTGAG ATCACCAAATGCGGAGCACTATCAAAACTTAAGAATAGAAGGCCTTACGAGACTACATgagcatcatcatcatcatcaccatcaccaCCGATTTGGGTTACAACACCGACTAGACATTCAAGGACGAATGATGGAAATGCCGCCATCACCATCACCAAGTAGCCGAAGTTTCGCACCTTTCAGCTCAGCAAGTTCCAGCCTATCTGAGGGCAGCAACCAACCTTCTGGTGAAGATTCAGCCAGCATCGTTACAG acaAAAGTCTCGGGGACACAGCATCGGACATCATTAGTGACAGCTCTGGTGTTGGTACATCACAGTCTGACACAACGAACTCGCTCTCCATTCCCGGTACGACGGTGGTCTGCGTCGAGAGTTATAACAGCGGTATCGCCGGACACCTGACTATCAACCAGGGCGACATTCTCGAAG TCACTGGAGCGACAGATTGTGGTCTTCTGGAAGGCGTACTCCGAGGTCAAGGCACTGGACTATTTCCCGCCCATTGTGTTCAAGAAGTCAGGCTTCGGCACACCAATATTCCATTAGGACCTCAGCATATGAGAGAAGGCCGCAATCGTGTTATGGGACGTAGGGAAGCGCAACAGAAGTATTTTGCGACTGCTCCAAGGTTGAAGAAGCc TATATGTATGTTTAGTGCTACTTCAGAGCCGAGATCTGTCGTACTGCATCGTTCGAAAAAAGGCTTTGGATTCATTCTTCGTGGCGCGAAAACAACACCCTCGAGTTTGGTGGGTTTAGCTCCAGCAGCGCAGTACCTTGATGATGTCAGTCCAGGTGGAGTCGCTGATTTGGCTGGACTTAGGAAAGGAGACTTTCTTATTCAG ATCAACGGAGAAGATGTATCGACTGCTTCTCATGAACATGTAGTAGATCTAATAAGAAGATCCGGTGAATTAGTTCGAATGACCGTAGTATCACCAGTAGTAAATCTTCCAAATTCACAATCAACTGCAGCGCTGCCGACTAGTCAACCAACTCAAAGGCAATACGCGACATTGCCACGTAAGGGTAGTAATAATGTGCCCATAACCGGGACACTGGGAAGATCACCAGCACCAATGCCACCTCGAAGAGATCCTAAGACTACACTAAGTGTTGGTCGTGCACGAGCTCGGTCAATGGTTGCTGGTTTAG aagGTGGTGGAGAAAAAGACGATCGAGATGACATTGGATCAACTGGAGGTAAATCCAGCAGTGCTGAGTCAATCCATCTTGCCCAGCAGTCATCAACTGGACCCAATACCGGACAAAATACTCCTGTCCAGCCGCGTACTGCTAGCATTCGTTCTCGGCCAACATCGAGCCGCATAACTGCCGCAGAACTTCag GAACTATTTCAACGACAGGGAAGCGAAACCGGCCAATATGGCCAGACCATGATGAGTTCTCACTTTCAGGCTGGACCGGCTACCAAATCACACCCCTCGTCACCAGCGAAAACGGGCAGAGTCTACGCGAGCGTCGCAGAAATGAAACGCAAGGGCAAA tCAAATTCACGGGTACGATTCTTTGGTGGACTGGGTGGTGGTTCAGATTTACATCGAGACTTTCACAGCACGCCTGACCTAAATATTCAAGGACAATCATCAGCTCTGGCACCCAAAGGTCATCGTAGTCAAGAAGATGTTAATGCACTGAGTAGAAATGGTTTGCCACCACCAAATCACCCGCCTCCCCCGCCGCCAGTTGGTCAAGTAATCAAAGTCAATGTCGGTGCCAATGTACCGGATGTTGTGACTCCTGCTTCTGTTTATGACAATATGGCTCATATTCAACAAGTTaaag aattGGCAGCAGCTTCGGAGAGTAATTACGGAGTAATGTCAAGCTTCCGACCAGCAAACAATGCTAAACTTTACGCATCTCCAGAGGACACCAAGACTGTCGGTTATCGATCGCATAGTTTACCAGGAAATCCATCAAGAACGCACTTAAGAAAGTCACATAGCTTACGTACGTCAAATAATACCGGGTTTAATAATCAGAACGGACAAAAGATCGGCAACGGtgtaataaattcaaacaataatGGCTCTTTGAATGCCAGTGGCTGTAATCAATACGCCCAGCCTTTAAAAACAAATCGCAGTCACAGTATAGCCGGTACAcgtgaaataaaaaagaaaataataaccgCCAGTGCATCAGCAACAAATTTATCGGGTATCGTATCAGGTCCGCCAATCCCTGAACCAGACTACAGTCTATCAGAGTCAGAAAACGAAgatgatgaagaagaagaattcGATGTCGGTGAATCTGAGATAGCAAAAGAATTAGAAAAAGCAGCAGCGCGTGATAAATTTGAGTCAACACGTGAAACTTCTGGTAATTCAAATGCATCAGGCAGTAGTTCATCTGGTAGTAGTTCATTGCCGCATTCTTTTAGCGTTGAAGAAATTCAGAAGGTAAGAACGCAATTAAAGTCATCAAAAAGTCATCCGAATGAGTTTTTATTGAGCCAGCAAACACAGCAATTAGAAGACGGTGATAACAGTTCAAGCGGCGTTAGTTCTGATCAAGATGTACCAGTAGGGCCACCAACTGGTTTTGATGACACATCAagaaatgataacaataatcaaTCGATTGTTAATACAGACAAAGATAATAATCATAAGAGAATGAATTACAGCAGCGGTATGCTTACAAGACACGCAGTAAGTCTTGCCCAATTGCCACCGCCAATAGAAGCCGATGCTGAAGAACAGAACAATGATTTGTTTGTTCCACCCCCACCAGAATTTAATGCCGGTCCATCTGCCGGTCAGGCTGATAACAACGAGCTCGTTTTTGCACCACCGCCGCAATTCTCTGATAATCGTCAGCAAATTCAACAAAATCgagttaaaataattggaGCGATTCCTAAAGTTATCGGGAACAATCAAGTTAAGCCACCAACTGGACGTTTACAcagtcaataa